Proteins encoded in a region of the Panicum hallii strain FIL2 chromosome 3, PHallii_v3.1, whole genome shotgun sequence genome:
- the LOC112887454 gene encoding sorting and assembly machinery component 50 homolog A-like, with protein sequence MAAAAHPAADQNPKPRDAEPHVPAAETEPEFAEEEYEEDGEEEYEDEDEELDGPAAAAAERERVQSVFKRLSSDPVAIRVHDVVIKGNTKTRDELIEAEVADLLRAAPTVQELLRAASVATSRLHRLDVFDAVKITLDAGPPELPGTTNVVIEVVEAANPLSGSAGVYSKPEARSWSLEGSLKLKNLFGYGDIWDASGSYGWDQTTEVGVGVYLPRFKSVPTPLMARASLSSQDWLKFSSYKERLLGLSFGLLSTMNHDLCYNLTWRALTDPSRTSSKAIRRQLGHNLLSALKYTYKIDQRDSLLRPTKGYAFQSTSQVGGLWDNKGLKFFRQEFDVRGAVPLGFYNAALNVGVGAGVILPLGRGFMNSSSPVPDRFFLGGHSSPVCSLSGLSSLLGFRTRGVGPTEARRLVPSESDSDSAAAPGRDYLGGDLAVSAFADLSFDLPLKLFRDAGIHGHAFLTAGNLAKLSEGEYKNFSVSEFQRTFRSSAGVGIILPTKLFRVEVNYCYILKQAEHDSGKTGIQFSFSSPM encoded by the exons ATGGCAGCCGCCGCCCATCCCGCCGCCGACCAAAACCCTAAGCCTAGGGACGCCGAGCCCCACGTGCCCGCCGCCGAAACCGAGCCTGAGTTCGCGGAGGAGGAGTACGAAGAGGATGGAGAGGAGGAGTacgaggatgaggatgaggagcTGGACGggcccgcggccgcggcggcggagcgggagCGGGTGCAGTCAGTGTTTAAGAGGCTTTCGTCGGACCCCGTGGCCATTCGCGTccacgacgtggtcatcaagggCAACACCAAAACGAGGGACGAGCTCATCGAGGCGGAGGTCGCCGACCTGCTCCGCGCCGCCCCCACCGTGCAGGAGCTGCTCCGCGCCGCCAGCGTCGCCACCTCGCGGCTGCACAGGCTCGACGTCTTCGACGCCGTCAAGATCACGCTCGACGCGGGGCCGCCCGAGCTGCCTGGCACCACCAACGTCGTCATCGAGGTCGTCGAGGCCGCCAATCCCCTCAGTGGTAGCGCCGGCGTCTACTCGAAGCCCGAG GCAAGATCTTGGTCGTTGGAAGGGTCACTTAAGTTGAAGAATTTGTTCGGCTATGGTGACATCTGGGATGCATCAGGTTCCTATGGTTGGGACCAAACTACAGAGGTTGGAGTTGGTGTCTACCTACCAAGGTTTAAATCAGTACCAACACCGTTGATGGCCCGGGCATCTTTGTCATCACAAGATTGGCTGAAGTTTTCATCATACAAGGAGCGTCTACTTGGGCTTTCATTTGGTTTGCTTTCAACAATGAACCATGACTTGTGTTACAACCTTACATGGCGTGCCTTAACTGATCCGTCACGTACTTCATCAAAGGCCATAAGGAGGCAGTTAGGGCATAACCTTCTTTCTGCACTGAAGTACACATACAAGATCGATCAGAGGGATTCACTTCTCAGGCCAACAAAAGGATACGCATTTCAGTCAACTTCTCAAGTTGGTGGTCTATGGGATAACAAGGGGTTGAAATTTTTTCGGCAG GAGTTTGATGTCCGTGGCGCTGTGCCTTTGGGATTTTATAATGCTGCTCTAAATGTTGGCGTAGGAGCGGGTGTCATTTTACCACTTGGACGAGGGTTCATGAATTCATCTTCACCTGTGCCTGATAGGTTTTTCCTTGGAGGTCATTCTTCTCCAGTTTGCAGCTTGAGTGGGCTGTCATCCCTGCTGGGTTTTAGAACAAGAGGAGTTGGCCCCACAGAAGCACGGAGGCTTGTCCCCAGTGAATCAGACAGTGATTCTGCTGCCGCTCCAGGAAGGGATTACTTGGGAGGTGATCTGGCTGTGTCCGCCTTTGCTGACCTTTCTTTTGATCTTCCTCTCAAGTTATTCAGAGATGCTGGAATCCACGGTCATGCATTTCTCACCGCTGGGAACCTTGCGAAGTTGTCAGAGGGTGAGTACAAGAATTTCTCAGTTTCTGAATTTCAGCGCACATTCAGGAGCTCTGCTGGTGTTGGCATTATTTTGCCTACTAAACTTTTCCGGGTGGAG GTGAACTATTGTTACATTCTAAAGCAAGCTGAGCATGACAGTGGAAAGACCGGAATCCAGTTCAGCTTCTCGTCACCCATGTAG
- the LOC112886922 gene encoding pyruvate decarboxylase 1 has protein sequence METLLVGNPANGVAKPMCNGVGALPVANSHAVIAAPPPAAVAPAGATLGRHLARRLVQIGASDVFAVPGDFNLTLLDYLIAEPGLNLVGCCNELNAGYAADGYARSRGVGACAVTFTVGGLSVLNAIAGAYSENLPVICIVGGPNSNDYGTNRVLHHTIGLPDFSQELRCFQAITCYQAVVNNLDDAHEQIDTAIATALRESKPVYISVSCNLAGLSHPTFSREPVPLFISPRLSNKANLEYAVEAAAEFLNKAVKPVMVGGPRIRVAKAKKAFAAIADASGYPFAVMPSAKGLVPEHHPRFIGTYWGAVSTSFCAEIVESADAYLFAGPIFNDYSSVGYSLLLKREKAVIVQPDRVVVGNGPAFGCILMDEFLRALSRRLRCNTTAYDNYRRIFVPDRQPLNGKPDEPLRVNILFKHIKDMLSGDTAVVAETGDSWFNCQKLRLPEGCGYEFQMQYGSIGWSVGATLGYAQAAKDKRVIACIGDGSFQVTAQDVSTMLRCGQRSVIFLINNGGYTIEVEIHDGPYNVIKNWDYTGLVDAIHNSDGSCWTKKVRTEEELKEAIATATGAKKDCLCFIEVIVHKDDTSKELLEWGSRVSAANSRPPNPQ, from the exons ATGGAGACCCTCCTGGTCGGGAACCCTGCCAACGGCGTGGCGAAGCCGATGTGCAACGGCGTCGGCGCGCTGCCCGTGGCCAACTCCCACGCCGTcatcgccgcgccgccgccggccgcggtgGCCCCGGCGGGCGCcacgctcggccgccacctggCGCGCCGGCTCGTGCAGATCGGCGCATCCGACGTCTTCGCCGTCCCCGGGGACTTCAACCTCACCCTGCTCGACTACCTCATCGCCGAGCCGGGGCTCAACCTCGTCGGCTGCTGCAACGAGCTCAACGCCGGGTACGCGGCCGACGGCTACGCGCGCTCCAGGGGCGTCGGCGCCTGCGCCGTCACCTTCACCGTCGGGGGCCTCAGCGTGCTCAACGCCATCGCCGGCGCGTACAGCGAGAACCTCCCCGTCATCTGCATCGTCGGCGGGCCCAACTCCAACGACTACGGCACCAACCGCGTCCTGCACCACACCATCGGCCTCCCGGACTTCTCTCAGGAGCTCCGGTGCTTCCAGGCCATCACCTGCTACCAG GCCGTCGTGAACAACCTGGACGACGCGCACGAGCAGATCGACACGGCCATCGCCACGGCGCTAAGGGAGAGCAAGCCGGTGTACATCAGTGTCAGCTGCAACCTCGCCGGCCTCTCTCACCCGACGTTCAGCCGGGAGCCAGTGCCCCTGTTCATCTCACCGAG ATTGAGCAACAAGGCGAACCTAGAGTACGCcgtcgaggcggcggcggagttcCTGAACAAGGCCGTGAAGCCGGTGATGGTGGGCGGCCCCAGGATCCGTGTGGCCAAGGCCAAGAAGGCGTTCGCCGCCATCGCGGACGCCAGCGGGTACCCGTTCGCGGTGATGCCCTCCGCCAAGGGcctggtgccggagcaccaccCGCGGTTCATCGGCACCTACTGGGGCGCCGTGAGCACCTCCTTCTGCGCCGAGATCGTGGAGTCCGCGGACGCGTACCTCTTTGCGGGCCCCATCTTCAACGACTACAGCTCCGTGGGCTACTCGCTCCTGCTGAAGCGGGAGAAGGCCGTCATCGTGCAGCCCGACCGCGTGGTCGTCGGCAACGGCCCGGCGTTCGGGTGCATCCTCATGGACGAGTTCCTCCGCGCGCTGTCCCGGCGGCTCAGGTGCAACACGACGGCGTACGACAACTACCGCCGCATCTTCGTCCCCGACCGCCAGCCGCTCAACGGCAAGCCCGACGAGCCCCTCCGGGTGAACATCCTCTTCAAGCACATCAAGGACATGCTGTCCGGCGACACCGCCGTCGTGGCCGAGACCGGCGACTCGTGGTTCAACTGCCAGAAGCTCAGGCTCCCCGAGGGCTGCGG GTACGAGTTTCAGATGCAGTACGGGTCGATCGGGTGGTCGGTCGGCGCGACGCTCGGGTACGCCCAGGCGGCCAAGGACAAGCGCGTCATCGCGTGCATCGGCGACGGAAGCTTTCAG GTGACGGCGCAGGACGTGTCGACGATGCTGCGGTGCGGGCAGCGGAGCGTCATCTTCCTCATCAACAACGGCGGGTACACCATCGAGGTGGAGATCCACGACGGCCCGTACAACGTGATCAAGAACTGGGACTACACGGGCCTGGTCGACGCCATCCACAACTCCGACGGCAGCTGCTGGACCAAGAAGGTCCGGACGGAGGAGGAGCTCAAGGAGGCGATCGCGACGGCGACGGGCGCCAAGAAGGACTGCCTCTGCTTCATCGAGGTGATCGTGCACAAGGACGACACGAGCAAGGAGCTCCTCGAGTGGGGCTCCAGGGTGTCGGCCGCCAACAGCAGGCCGCCGAACCCGCAGTGA
- the LOC112886103 gene encoding RING-H2 finger protein ATL66-like translates to MAAQEGAAGGSQQVVMRWRYGDVGDSNFAVHGRAVPLLVGLLCAVVFFVALCLYIRWRCHRYTPDPEADASSSSAGAAATASLPGLDADAIRRLPVTLYRPPASPPARLPGKGDSGGDGEADEHAAALCSICISALVAGEKVKVLPPCGHCFHPDCVDAWLRSQASCPLCRCLLAAAAKPAAVNGSDDAV, encoded by the coding sequence ATGGCAGCGCAGGAGGGGGCCGCGGGCGGGAGCCAGCAGGTGGTGATGCGGTGGCGGTACGGGGACGTGGGCGacagcaacttcgcggtgcacggccgcgccgtgccgctgCTCGTGGGGCTGCTCTGCGCCGTCGTCTTCTTCGTCGCGCTCTGCCTCTACATCCGCTGGCGGTGCCACCGGTACACGCCCGACCCGGAGGCGGACGCGTCCTCCTCGtccgcgggggcggcggccacggcgtCGCTGCCCGGCCTCGACGCCGACGCCATCCGCCGGCTTCCCGTCACGCTGTACCGCCCGCCCGCGTCGCCGCCTGCTCGCCTCCCGGGTAAGGGCGACAGCGGCGGGGACGGGGAGGCCGACGAACACGCGGCGGCTCTGTGCTCGATCTGCATCAGCGCGCTGGTGGCCGGCGAGAAGGTGAAGGTCCTCCCGCCCTGCGGCCACTGCTTCCACCCCGACTGCGTCGACGCCTGGCTCCGGTCCCAGGCGAGCTGCCCGCTCTGCCGgtgcctcctcgccgccgccgccaagcccGCCGCCGTCAACGGAAGCGACGACGCCGTGTGA
- the LOC112886813 gene encoding uncharacterized protein LOC112886813, producing the protein MAADDAARSSRRMDLNLYLGLPRASRARRPDLGSDLALGTPMLSSSSPSSSAASADAPPPEGEPFHPPYSPSRADLVRPPTPAHEPYDPFAPEALPPYMPPPPLPAPGALPVLADELEFGFSDAHLGLVERLADRPSSSTASSSFRPDRAERYRRLMCLTGSRYIRPRRFRSDLPPLSSEAPSMENDAVPQPPEPEEPVHDTVEENKVVADGAVVGVSEDEGAEHGKSAAMFECNICFEMAAEPVVTSCGHLFCWPCLYQWLHVHSSHKECPVCKGEVTEGNITPIYGRGNSGSDVEKKVAEDGNASGPKIPPRPHGNRLESFRQQFHHLRPISRRLGEAHGFLSTWRRILDQHLMNSVSRFEGPPEATAQEIPQNASRFSRMTTRLRARRLQREAENPTSITSSAPGSGGQPGNHTSDLPRRTLSPFPSEGMDLLRHFDFDLDDSERFVTAFSELRRIARPSHYGASTSSNPPNPEPADGTHIVTGLAADQASNSSTMAVIQEDAAFTESAGEPSNAGSSRSLRRRRASDALGSLDVDGGDLHQNKRRRLN; encoded by the coding sequence ATGGCCGCCGATGACGCGGCGCGGAGCAGCAGACGGATGGATCTGAACCTCTACCTCGGCCTCCCCCGCGCGtcgcgcgcccgccgccccgatCTCGGCTCCGACCTCGCGCTCGGCACCCCGATGCTGTCGTCGTCGTCACCCTCCTCCTCGGCCGCCTCCGcggacgcgccgccgccggagggcGAACCGTTCCACCCGCCCTACTCGCCGTCCCGCGCCGACCTGGTGCGCCCGCCGACCCCGGCGCACGAGCCCTACGACCCGTTCGCGCCCGAGGCTCTCCCGCCCTAcatgcctccgccgcccctgccggCTCCAGGGGCTTTACCTGTACTCGCCGATGAGCTTGAGTTTGGTTTCTCCGACGCGCACCTGGGTCTGGTCGAGCGGTTAGCAGACCGACCGTCGTCGTCGACGGCATCCTCTTCCTTCCGCCCGGATCGTGCCGAGCGCTACCGCCGCttgatgtgcttgactgggtctCGCTACATCCGGCCAAGAAGATTCCGGTCAGACCTTCCACCTCTCAGCTCAGAGGCCCCTAGCATGGAGAATGATGCTGTACCACAACCACCAGAACCGGAAGAGCCTGTGCATGATACTGtggaggagaacaaggtggttGCTGATGGCGCTGTTGTGGGTGTCTCAGAGGACGAGGGAGCCGAGCATGGTAAGAGTGCCGCAATGTTCGAGTGTAATATCTGCTTTGAAATGGCTGCTGAGCCGGTGGTTACCTCCTGCGGCCATCTTTTCTGCTGGCCATGTTTATATCAGTGGTTGCATGTCCACTCTAGCCATAAGGAGTGCCCTGTCTGCAAAGGTGAGGTGACTGAAGGGAACATTACTCCTATCTATGGGAGAGGGAATTCAGGCTCAGATGTGGAGAAGAAGGTTGCAGAGGATGGAAATGCATCTGGCCCCAAGATTCCGCCGAGGCCGCATGGGAATCGGCTAGAGAGTTTCCGGCAGCAGTTCCACCATTTGCGACCCATATCTAGAAGGCTTGGTGAGGCACATGGTTTTTTGTCTACGTGGAGGCGCATTCTTGATCAGCATTTAATGAATAGCGTGAGTAGATTTGAAGGGCCTCCTGAAGCAACTGCCCAGGAAATTCCTCAGAATGCAAGCCGTTTTAGCCGAATGACTACTAGGTTGAGAGCAAGGAGGTTGCAAAGAGAAGCGGAAAACCCTACATCCATTACTTCATCTGCTCCAGGTAGTGGTGGGCAGCCTGGAAACCATACATCCGATCTGCCAAGGCGCACTTTAAGTCCATTTCCCTCAGAAGGGATGGATTTATTGCGACACTTTGACTTTGATCTTGATGACTCGGAAAGGTTTGTGACTGCTTTCAGTGAACTTAGGCGAATTGCAAGGCCAAGCCATTATGGGGCATCAACCTCATCAAACCCACCAAATCCTGAGCCTGCTGATGGAACTCATATTGTCACGGGACTGGCTGCAGATCAAGCTTCTAATTCAAGCACCATGGCTGTGATTCAGGAAGATGCGGCTTTTACTGAAAGCGCTGGAGAACCTAGTAATGCAGGGTCTTCAAGATCCctgaggaggaggagagcaAGTGATGCCTTAGGTTCTTTGGATGTAGATGGTGGGGACCTACATCAGAACAAGAGAAGACGCCTAAACTAA
- the LOC112884300 gene encoding uncharacterized protein LOC112884300, with product MAAPRPWANLHADMLLEIFLRVPCAIDRVNMATACHSWLAVLAAEAMEAPPRIPSLFLPPADATGVYCYLSGCRDHSKFPGPRHFGSYDGSWFFLAYGQTCGHRLLNIRTGESHAVPNVLGDGFADQFHNMVILAATLSRPPDDLECVAAGIVAYQPDADAPRRRHFAFWQLGNEAAFCYVEPHPNAPVGPGLEPEDVVYHRDSFHFLTQGEHILECAPVLDEDGTILEVAVEAIRFQNGGRCYADFVRARYLVASREELLMVVRFAPNPHAPTSSFKVFRILQQPMPDHGMEEADGHHWYWSELDTLGGRMLFVGRGCSRSYEVDRYLGFKAGVYFLDDGCFYDDEMMFRGVNERRYPCSDIGKWSEGPPPHVERFFPEQGPSYNSPPAWLLP from the coding sequence ATGGCTGCGCCTCGGCCATGGGCGAACCTCCACGCCGACATGCTGCTCGAGATTTTCCTCCGCGTCCCCTGCGCAATCGACCGCGTCAACATGGCCACCGCCTGCCACTCGTGGCTCGCGGTGCTCGCGGCGGAAGCCATGGAGGCGCCACCCCGGATCCCGTCGCTCTTCCTCCCGCCCGCCGACGCGACGGGCGTCTACTGCTACCTCAGCGGCTGCCGCGACCACAGCAAGTTCCCCGGCCCCCGCCACTTCGGCTCGTACGACGGCTCCTGGTTCTTCCTCGCCTACGGCCAGACCTGCGGGCACCGGCTACTCAACATCCGCACCGGAGAGTCCCACGCCGTCCCCAACGTGCTCGGGGATGGCTTCGCCGACCAATTCCACAACATGGTCATCCTCGCCGCCACCCTCTCGCGCCCACCGGATGACCTGGAGTGCGTTGCCGCCGGCATCGTCGCCTATCAGCCGGACGCCGacgcgccgcgccggcgccaCTTCGCGTTCTGGCAGCTCGGCAATGAGGCGGCCTTCTGCTATGTTGAGCCTCACCCTAACGCTCCAGTTGGGCCGGGGTTGGAACCGGAGGACGTCGTGTACCACCGCGACTCCTTCCATTTCCTCACCCAAGGCGAACACATTCTCGAGTGCGCGCCGGTCTTGGATGAAGATGGGACTATCCTGGAAGTAGCAGTGGAGGCAATCCGCTTCCAGAACGGGGGGCGCTGCTACGCCGACTTCGTCCGCGCTCGCTACCTCGTGGCGTCCCGCGAGGAACTGCTGATGGTCGTCAGGTTCGCTCCCAATCCTCACGCGCCGACATCGTCGTTCAAGGTGTTCCGGATCCTCCAACAGCCGATGCCAGACCACGGCATGGAGGAGGCTGATGGGCACCATTGGTACTGGAGCGAGCTGGACACGCTGGGTGGCCGGATGCTGTTCGTGGGGCGAGGATGCTCCAGATCCTACGAAGTCGATCGGTACCTGGGGTTCAAGGCCGGCGTCTACTTCTTGGATGATGGGTGCTTCTACGACGACGAGATGATGTTCCGCGGTGTCAATGAGAGGCGGTACCCTTGTAGCGACATCGGCAAGTGGTCGGAAGGGCCGCCTCCCCATGTCGAACGCTTCTTCCCAGAGCAGGGCCCTTCGTACAACTCTCCTCCGGCTTGGCTTCTCCCTTGA
- the LOC112884301 gene encoding uncharacterized protein LOC112884301 translates to MAQESLRLSASTVAAMPQESLRLVSHPIAAHDGRLPRQYTREGQGAKKDMSPPLEWYGVPEGTRSLALVVQDIDADPAVPWTHWVVANIPPDTKGLPEGFSGKEGAAGRENGGLQEGVNDWKQPGWRGPVPPSRGHRIQFKLYALDDEMHLGNKVTKDKLMEAIEGHVLGEAELTAVF, encoded by the exons ATGGCGCAGGAGAGCCTGAGGCTGTCAGCAAGCACGGTAGCGGCGATGCCGCAGGAGAGCCTGAGGCTGGTGTCGCACCCGATCGCGGCGCACGACGGGCGGCTGCCGCGGCAGTACACGCGGGAGGGGCAGGGCGCGAAGAAGGACATGTCGCCGCCGCTGGAGTGGTACGGCGTCCCTGAGGGCACGCGGTCGCTGGCGCTGGTGGTGCAGGACATCGACGCGGACCCCGCCGTGCCTTGGACGCACTGGGTGGTGGCCAACATCCCGCCCGACACCAAGGGCCTCCCCGAGGGGTTCTCCGGCAaggagggcgcggcggggcgcgagAACGGCGGCTTGCAGGAGGGCGTCAACGACTGGAAGCAGCCCGGGTGGCGCGGGCCCGTGCCGCCGTCCCGCGGCCACCGCATCCAGTTCAAGCTCTACGCGCTCGACGACGAGATGCACCTCGGCAACAAG gTGACTAAGGATAAGCTCATGGAGGCCATCGAGGGCCATGTGCTGGGAGAGGCCGAGCTGACCGCCGTGTTCTAA